DNA sequence from the Malus domestica chromosome 06, GDT2T_hap1 genome:
AGAATTATTTCGTGACACATTCTCTTTCGTAGGTTATTGTTGTCTACAACTCTCTAGGATGGAAGAGAGAGGACATCGTAAAGATTCCTGTAAGTAATTATTTCCGGCTCTATGTTCTAATCCTCACCTTTGATTTTTTATGGAAATCATTACTTCAAGTCCTGAACTGTTTTTGCCTTGGATTAAATTTAGCAATATGTTTTAGCTTCGCATACAAtctatgttgtgattggctcataTTTTGAGCGGTTAACAATTAAGTGACTTTGTGTGTTATGCTTTTGGAATAATGACCAAATGTGTCCATATCTCATTTTGGCCAATAGTGGAAgacaatgatgatgtttcaTGGGATTCTTTTGTTTTGGCCTTTTTTATTGATTTCCCATTTGCATGCCACGAAAGTGGCTTTGGGTTTTGAGTAAAAGGCAAAGGGAGCATGATGCATCATCATTATGTCTGTGCAAAAAAGGAGAGGTTGATTCATTTTCTTTCCATTTAACTGCAAAGAGCCgaagtggagagagagagagagagcattcggctctctcctgagaaggcatcagagagcatccaaagggggagagcattcggctctcccatgggaaagCATGGACATGGGTGAGAGaaaaatcaagagagctagagtgaaaagtattctagtgaaagaactcttggggtagagtgaggctcttgggaaaattctatgagtgggtgtgcaagggatttgggattgggttatgttgatttaactcatgtgtacttgtactgttattctcatagtgaagagcaatatctctccggggacgtaggcaggatttttgccgaacctcgtaaatttctcggtgtctttatttcttgtattttattctgttcaactgagtgtgattttggtgaggttgtaatctgaatctcgtttccgcactgacaaacgggccaaggcacaacaattggtatcagagtatCGTTGGACGCTTGGTTCGTTAGAGGTCCAGATTTGTTGTTCACCATGGAATTTTCAGTTGAGCAGTTTAATGGGAGGGGCTGTTTTACTCTAGGTAAAGGAGAGTAATGGAAGCCTGAAGAAATGGAAGCCGTGTTCAGGGATGCTTAGATCAACtgcgaaagttgatgttgaggaagaagacaaagGCCTCTTTCTTCTTACCTCACTTTCAGATTTGTACGAGAACCTTGTGAAACTTTACTACATAGAAAAATACAGTAAGTTTGGATCAGGTGCAAACTTCTTTGGTGTGGAATGATACACAAGGGAGACCATGGATGATGGTGGGCACAAGACTGCTTAAGTTATTAAAGGTTGGAATCGtggaagaaaattggaaagaggATCTGAGAGAGACAACAGGTTTAGATCCGGTTCCGGAGGCAAGAGTCCACAGTGCTACGAGTGCAAGGCCGGGTTGTAGCAAGTTTGTGGTGGAAGACTTTGAGTATGTCATCTAGGTACTCGAAGCAACACTTCTCCTGGTGATGTTTAGTCTCGAGTGTTGCAGGGGTTTTGCAGCAGGTGGAGCTATGGGATTCACAGGTGATGAAATGGTCCTGAGGTAGGAGGAAGTGTGGGAATTTTGTCTGGCTCGATGGGTTGTTGCTGGAAACGGGCGCGCTGACGAGTTTCCAGGTTGCAGacaatgaagaggaggaaaacctGCTGGAGGAGACGAGGATGTGTCGAGATCCTGTCTGAAGCTAAATGGTGATTTTTAGCTTGCAACAGCTGCACATGCATTGGCAGTGACTGAATCGAAACAGGACCAAAGAGGTTGATCCAGGGTGTGTATGCTGGTACGTAAGGCCAATGGACTTTGGTGATGGGTGCAAGGATTTTTGCACAGTATattcgccaaggtggagattgttgtgattggctcataTTTTGAGCTGTTAACAATTAAGTGACTTTGTGTGTTATGCTTTCGGAATAGTGACCAAATGTGTCCATATCTCATTTTGGCTAATAGTGGAAgacaatgatgatgtttcaTGGGATTCTTTTGTTTTGGCCTTTTTTATTGATTTCCCATTTGCATGCCACGAAAGTGGCTTTGGGTTTTGAGTAAAAGGCAAAGGGAGCATGATGCATCATCATTATGTCTGTGCAAAAAAGGAGAGGTTGATTCATTTTCTTTCCATTTAACTGCAAAGAGCCgaagtggagagagagagagagagcattcggctctctcCGCATCAAAGAGCATCCAAAGggggagagcattcggctctcccatgggaaagCATGGGCATGGGTGAGAGaaaaatcaagagagctagagtgaaaagtattctagtgaaagaactcttggggtaaagtgaggctcttgggaaaattctatgagtgggtgtgcaagggatttgggattgggttatgttgatttaactcatgtgtacttgtactgttattctcatagtgaagagcaatatctctccggggacgtaggcaggatttttgccgaacctcgtaaatttctcggtgtctttatttcttgtattttattctgttcaactgagtgtgattttggtgaggttgtaatctgaatctcgtttccgcactgacaaacgggccaaggcacaacaatCTATTCAATGTAATCTTGTTTTGAATACTGGTCTTGTTTATTCGAGTGAACGATCTCATCTTACCGACCTGGTACAGGTTGTCAGTGCAAACGTCACTGTAAGGGATTACACAGGAAAAGAAGTCGAATCACAAATCTTACCTCTGCTTAAGGCATCAGCGGGTCTAAGAAACAATTATGTTAAGGCATATCTGGGTGTATCACCAAGTATCACACCAAGTTACTGGCTTGCATTTTCAGCAACTGTACCACCTCTTGGTTTTAGCACTTATACCGTGTCAAGTGCCACACGAACAGGTTAGCGATGAGAATTTTTACGCTTACAATACTCATTCAACATACCGTACTACTTATGCATAGTGGCTCAATTTTGTTTCTCATGCTTCCTCCTTACTATTGATGCAGCTACAACTTCAGAGAGACAAACTGCTTACAAGTCAGAAACGAGTCAGAATGATACCATAGAAGTCGGGCCAGGAAAATTGAAACTTGTTTATTCTGGAAATGATGGAAAACTTACTCAATACATCAACACTGGAAGCTTGGTAAGCAAATTTGCCAACTTGCATCTGTGTTTCGATTCTTGAGGCTATTTCTCAATGCTTCTGATTTAACGTCTAGTTTACAACTGAAGGTCAACAAGTCGATACAACAAGCTTTTAGTTATTACCCTGGAGATGATGGACATCATGGAAGCGCGGATAAACAGGTAAAACAAAGATATATCGAAGTCTTCAgttgttgctgttgttgttACTTCCCTAACCTTGATATACATTTTAATTTCTGAAGGCCTCGGGAGCTTATATCTTCCGCCCTAATGGTACAGTCCCCATTAACTCCGAAGGGCAGGTACATACATAATATCTTCGATGAGTGTTTCAACTTTTATCAAATGCAATCTCAATAAGAAATAGCGAGTTACCGTTAGAAATTGCAGGTTTCTTTTACTGTGCTGAGGGGACCGTTGTTAGATGAAGTACATCAGAGGATCAACTCTTGGATATATCAGGTCTGTGGAAATGATTTATGGGTTTTCTTTTTCATGGTGTGAAGATTCCGCTAACGATATTACCAATTGTTTATTTGCTGCAAATTTAAACAGGTCACTAGATTGTACAAGGAAAAGGAGCATGCTGAGATTGAATTTACGGTGAGTTACTGCATTGTGTTGCGTATTTCCATTGCACGTTTCATGTGGATATCAAAGAATTACCATGTGGAGAACTTTCTTTGACAACAGATTCTCATTTTGCAGGTTGGGCCTATACCAATCGATGATGGAATTGGCAAAGAAATCGTGACTAAGATTACAACTGGCATGGAAACCAACAAAAAGTTCTACACAGATTCTAACGCGCGCGATTTTATTGAAAGAGTATGTCGTATACTTGTTTCATTTGTAGTGCAAAAATATCCTCTACAGAACATGTATGAAGCATCTGCAACTCGAAAGAAACAAGTGAATGTAAGGTGCAGCTATACATTTTCTTAgcaaaaattactattttgcagATTCGAGACTATAGAAAGGATTGGAACTTGGAATTGAATCAACCCGTCGCAGGAAATTATTATCCGGTATGTAGGATAAAGCAGGACAACAAAAAAGTGGCCAAGAATTTCCCAAATTAATCATTCAAACTGTTGTAAATTATGAAGTGCTTAGGTTCTTTAATCACATGACAAAGTCTGGTTTTCTGTCATTTTAGATTAATCTCGGACTCTACACGAAAGACAACAACACGGAGTTTTCAGTATTAGTAGATAGATCTGTGGGTGGATCCAGCATTGTGGATGGGCAATTGGAACTCATGGTTCATAGGTTTGTTCTCTCCGCTACTTCGAATTTTCATGTTTAACTACGCCTAATTACGTCGATTTATATTTGAGTAAATTTCATGGTTATTGATGTTGCAACCATCCGTCTATTAGGAGGTTGACCCATGATGATGACAGAGGCGTTGGAGAAGCTCTAAACGAAACTGTGTGCATTCAAGATGGTTGCAAAGGATTAACAGTAAGATCATAAAAACCAGCCTTATGGTTCTTCGTGTTCACAAATACCAGATTTTTTTGCATCTAATGTGATTGATTTGAATACTGACAGATCATCGGAAAGTACTACCTCAGACTCGATCCATTGGGAGAGGGTGCTAAATGGCGCCGATCTTTTGGTCAGGAGATATATTCTCCATTTCTTTTAGCCTTCACAGAACAAGATGAAGATAGCTGGAAAAGCTCTCATGTCACAACCTTTTCGGGAATGGATCCTTCCTACACTTTAACTGATAATGTCGCGATAATAACCCTCCAGGTTCGTATCTCTCCTCGATAACATGGAAGCAGCATCCTATGAAAGATGAAAAATTCCTCTATCAGATTAACATTGTTAATCCTGTTTTCCAAACTCTGTAGGAGCTGGAAGATGGAAAACTTCTGTTTCGCCTTGCACATTTATACGAGGTTTTTGATTCTTCCTTATTCTTACTTTACGTTTTCAGCAACGAATTCTAATAAGATTGATATTTCTATGGTTTATCAAATGCTAGATTGACGAGGACAAGGATCTTTCGGTTATGGCAAGTGTAGAGCTCAAAAAAGTGTTTGCAGATAAGAAGGTACGTAACATAAACATCTGCCCATGAAGATAAAAACTGATCCGAAAAACAAACCATCTAAATACTTCTGGTAACACATTTTTCATTCCAATGAAACTCAGATTAGAAAAGTAACGGAAATGAGTTTATCTGCAAACCAAGAAAGAGCGGAAATGGAGAAGAAGCGACTAGTGTGGAAAGCAGAAGGCTCCTCCGAAGGAGAAGCCAAAGTGTTGAGGGGAGGACCTGTTGATCCAACAAAGCTGGTGGTTGAACTTGCTCCAATGGAAATCCGAACGCTTATCATCGACTTCTAGTCCAAATATCCGACGGCTGAAATGTAAGAATGTGCGACGTAGAGAGTCTTAGAGACATTGCTTTCGCTCGATACTAAGCTCGAACACCCAAGGTTGCTCGGATAACTTGGATTCAGAAGGCACTGAATCAACATGAGGAAGCAATGTAGGATGAAGTTCAGAGTCCTTTATGATTGTTATACATTATTGCTTGTGTTATAAGATAATGTCATGTGGATCACTAGCCTGGCTCTAATTCTCAGAAGTTTTTATGACGACTGATTCATAATATAAAAACGTTTTCAAACAACCACAAACGCTTATGGCAAATGAAAACGCACAACTGTGCTAGGATTGATTTTATAGCATTTTTTGGTGTAGGATCACATCACATGTATGTACTTTATTCATAAAGCACTTAAAATTCTTTGAAATATCACTTAAAAAGGATATATTAAAATCCTATGAAATCCAAGCAAAGTGAACCCCTTCCGGGTCTTGGTCGAAAAGATGCGGATGCAACGCTAATAGCCTGATATTAGCTTCTACGGAATAAGCTTTAAAGAAGAGAGCTATCATACACCCCCCCTTAGAAAGTGCTAAATATTTCGTTAAATCACAATCATTGTGCTACTAAAATAAACATCTATTAGGATTCGTTTGGTGGGCTGGATGAAATTTGGCCTCAAGGGGATAGAATTAGATTGGCATTGATTTGTAAGACATGACTTGTAACCCATGTATAAAGATATGACCCATTTTATTGTGGACTCATAACCCATCATATTCAGTTAATTATCATCTCACATTTAACACAACAAACAACAGATCAGACTCAAGTTCATTTTAATTGATCACAACCTATCTCATCCAACCCGTCAAACGAAACCCCAGTGCTACGCTAGCATATAACTGGTTACACATCAAACAACACGTTACATCTGCTCCGGTCAAAGTGATGTAGTTTGCAGATTTTACCCaataaaaaggagaaaagaaaaatgggttCTGACTACCTCCATAACACATCCTTAATCACAGACAGGCCCAATGCCAACCACAAAATACCAAGACAAGTATATTTTCCACAACGACCAAGACTTTGGTATTACGACGTCTTAAATAAGTTCATGAGCTTTCTCATCAccttaatatattttctttcttttgtttttcaagacTTGAAACGTCAGGTGCAAGCGTGAATGCTATTAAACAACTGAGCTCCGAGTCCGATGGCGGTTGAATCTAATTGCTTGCGGCTTCTTTTGGTTATGGTACTGCTAGTTCAAGTGTTTCTACGTGGGGAGTCCAAGTACATGGTTTACAATACGACGTCGCGCCTTGTTCCCGGGAAGCTCAACGTTCATTTAGTCCCTCACACCCACGACGACGTCGGATGGAAGAAGACCGTTGATCAGTACTATACTGGCTCCAACAATTCCCTTCAGGTGGGGTTCCCATCCCTTTCTTTAATTTGATcattttacttttaattaataattcgaTAATGCTCGTATTTCTCATGGGAAACCTACTTATGACGTGACCTCCCACTTATGATTAACGTGTTTTTACTCTACGAAAATCATAATCATGGCCATTCATTCTCTTTCTCATCATCTGAAgattatatatgtaaaaaattatttgatctGGATATCATTTAACGTTCCATAAGTGTCAAACCAATCAACCGTTTTGACCAAAATGGAAATGCTCTTATGATGAAACATCCATTTTTTGGTGCATAAGAATGGCTAAAAGATCTCCACActgaatgattttttttcatatatgaTCTTTAAATGATAATAAAGTAAACGAACGGTTCCGATTATGATGTTCGTAGGATGAGGACGGGTAGGGGACAAGTAGGTTCCCGTGAGGGTACACAAGCATTATTCATATTAATTTACTTGTGCTCTTTAGTTAATTGTATTGCTTTCATTATAGGAAATTATTAAGAAAAATCCCGTATGAACATTTTTTCTTGGgaaatatcagtttactaccctcatatttcgtggttttcaacatttagtacatcaagt
Encoded proteins:
- the LOC103430729 gene encoding alpha-mannosidase At3g26720-like isoform X2, whose amino-acid sequence is MSQANITRTNHIMWTMGTDFKYQYANTWFRQMDKFIHYVNQDGRVNALYSTPSIYTDAKYAANESWPIKTDDFFPYADVVNAYWTGYFTSRPAIKGYVRTLGGYYMAARQLEFFKGLNKSGPNTDSLADALAIVQHHDAVSGTEKQHVAYDYAKRLSIGYKEAEQVVAESLACLTESKSEAGCKSSSTKFQQCPLLNISYCPPSEADLSNGKTLVIVVYNSLGWKREDIVKIPVVSANVTVRDYTGKEVESQILPLLKASAGLRNNYVKAYLGVSPSITPSYWLAFSATVPPLGFSTYTVSSATRTATTSERQTAYKSETSQNDTIEVGPGKLKLVYSGNDGKLTQYINTGSLVNKSIQQAFSYYPGDDGHHGSADKQASGAYIFRPNGTVPINSEGQVSFTVLRGPLLDEVHQRINSWIYQVTRLYKEKEHAEIEFTVGPIPIDDGIGKEIVTKITTGMETNKKFYTDSNARDFIERIRDYRKDWNLELNQPVAGNYYPINLGLYTKDNNTEFSVLVDRSVGGSSIVDGQLELMVHRRLTHDDDRGVGEALNETVCIQDGCKGLTIIGKYYLRLDPLGEGAKWRRSFGQEIYSPFLLAFTEQDEDSWKSSHVTTFSGMDPSYTLTDNVAIITLQELEDGKLLFRLAHLYEIDEDKDLSVMASVELKKVFADKKIRKVTEMSLSANQERAEMEKKRLVWKAEGSSEGEAKVLRGGPVDPTKLVVELAPMEIRTLIIDF
- the LOC103430729 gene encoding alpha-mannosidase At3g26720-like isoform X1, whose protein sequence is MNTFLGSQCIPSPTPTPTPLICHDMAAVEARCRVPRLLLLVVVVVLVVFEFILYAESKYVQYNTTSGLVAGKLNVHLVPHSHDDVGWLKTIDQYYVGSNNSIQGACVQNVLDSLVPALLADKNRKFIYVEQAFFQRWWREQSEGTQNIVKQLVNDGQLELINGGMCMHDEAATHYIDMIDQTTLGHRFIKQEFNVTPRIGWQIDPFGHSAVQAYLLGAEVGFDSLFFARIDYQDRAKRMVDKSLEVVWRGSKSLGSSACWSVFPKNYEPPSDNFYFEVDDPSPIVQDDTFLFDYNVPDRVNDFVSAAMSQANITRTNHIMWTMGTDFKYQYANTWFRQMDKFIHYVNQDGRVNALYSTPSIYTDAKYAANESWPIKTDDFFPYADVVNAYWTGYFTSRPAIKGYVRTLGGYYMAARQLEFFKGLNKSGPNTDSLADALAIVQHHDAVSGTEKQHVAYDYAKRLSIGYKEAEQVVAESLACLTESKSEAGCKSSSTKFQQCPLLNISYCPPSEADLSNGKTLVIVVYNSLGWKREDIVKIPVVSANVTVRDYTGKEVESQILPLLKASAGLRNNYVKAYLGVSPSITPSYWLAFSATVPPLGFSTYTVSSATRTATTSERQTAYKSETSQNDTIEVGPGKLKLVYSGNDGKLTQYINTGSLVNKSIQQAFSYYPGDDGHHGSADKQASGAYIFRPNGTVPINSEGQVSFTVLRGPLLDEVHQRINSWIYQVTRLYKEKEHAEIEFTVGPIPIDDGIGKEIVTKITTGMETNKKFYTDSNARDFIERIRDYRKDWNLELNQPVAGNYYPINLGLYTKDNNTEFSVLVDRSVGGSSIVDGQLELMVHRRLTHDDDRGVGEALNETVCIQDGCKGLTIIGKYYLRLDPLGEGAKWRRSFGQEIYSPFLLAFTEQDEDSWKSSHVTTFSGMDPSYTLTDNVAIITLQELEDGKLLFRLAHLYEIDEDKDLSVMASVELKKVFADKKIRKVTEMSLSANQERAEMEKKRLVWKAEGSSEGEAKVLRGGPVDPTKLVVELAPMEIRTLIIDF